The DNA region TCGCCGGGGCGATGGAGGAATGCGAGCGCGCCAACAAGGACGCGCCGATCACCGTGTTCGAGATCACGACGGCCGCCGGCCTGCTGCTGTTCTCGCGCCATCCGGCCGACGTGCTCCTGCTCGAAGTCGGACTCGGCGGCCGGCTCGATGCGACCAACGTCATCGACGCGCCGCTCGCCACCGTCATCACGCGCATATCGATGGACCACGTCGACTTCCTCGGCGACACGCTGGAGAAGATCGCCGCCGAGAAGGCCGGCATCCTCAAGCGGAATGTCCCGGCCATAATCGCCGCGCAGCATGGCGATGTGTTGCGTGTGATCGAGCGCCAGGCGGCGCGGCTCAAGGCGCCGCTCAAGATTTCCGGCGAGGATTTCACCGCCACCGAGGAACGCGGCCGCCTCGTTTATCAGGACGACAATGGCCTGCTCGATCTGCCGGCGCCGAAGCTTTACGGCCGGCATCAATTCGAGAACGCGGGCCTCGCGATCGCCACTTTGCGCGCGATCCCGTCGCTGAAGATTCCCGCGGCCGCTTACGAGGCGGGGCTGGTGAAAGCCGATTGGCCGGCGCGCATGCAGCGGCTCGCGCAGGGCAAGCTCGTCGACCTCGCGCCTCCGGGCAGCGAATTGTGGCTCGACGGCGGGCACAATCCGGATGGTGGCCGCGCCATCGCCGCGGCGCTCGCCGATCTCGAAGAGCGCGTGTCGCGGCCGCTGGTGCTGATCGTCGGCATGCTCGCGACCAAGGACTGCGAAGGCTTCCTGCGCAATTTCACCGGGCTCGCGCGCCGCATGATCGCGGTGCCGATCCCGGGCGCCGACAAGCCGCTGACCGCGGAGGCGGTCGCCGACTGCGCGCGCAATATCGGCCTGCCCGCCACCAGCCGCGACAATCTCAGCGAAGCGTTGGACGCCGTGCGCAAGCTTGATCTCGAGCCGCCGCCGCGCATCTTGATCACGGGTTCGCTGTATCTCGCCGGCGATGTGCTGCGCGAGAATGGAACCTTGCCGTCGTAGTTCTTCTTATCCCTCCCCCGCTCGCGGGGGAGGGTGGCGAGCGAAGCGAGCCGGGTGGGGGCTGCATTTGATTGTGATGTGACCCCACCCCCGGCGCTAACGCGCCGGACCCTCCCCTTTCAGGGGAGGGACACCTCACTTCAACAACTTCATCAGATCCGCCTTCTTCTGCAGCACCTGATCCATGGTGCATTGCTTCGGCGCCTTGTCGGGCCGCCAGCGCACGAGCCGCGTGCCATGACGGAAACGGCCGCCGCTGAAGTGATCGTAGCAAACCTCCACCACCAGCTTCGGCTTCAAAGGCTGCCATTGCGACGAGCGCTTGGTGGACCAGCGGCTCGGGCCACCGGGCTTGTCGCCGGTGAAACCCGGCGGCGCGATCAGCTTCTCCAGTCTGTCGGTGAGGGCCTTCTTCTCTTCGTTTTTCAACGACGACGTGAAGCCGACATGGTTGAGCAAACCCTTGTCGTCATAGAGTCCGAGCAGCAGCGAGCCGACGGTCTTCTTGCCTTCGTTGTAGCGGAAGCCGCCGACCACGCAGTCGGCCGAACGGAAATTCTTGATCTTCTGCATGCCATGGCGGTTGCCGCTCTCGTAAGGCACATCGCGCCGCTTGGCGATAATGCCGTCGAGCGTGCCGCCGACCTGCTTGAGCCA from Pseudolabrys taiwanensis includes:
- a CDS encoding bifunctional folylpolyglutamate synthase/dihydrofolate synthase; this encodes MTPIDSILARLTALHPKRIDLSLDRLQQLLAALGHPEKKLPPVIHVAGTNGKGSTVAFLRAILEAAGKRVHVYTSPHLARFNERFRLNGALVSNDELAGAMEECERANKDAPITVFEITTAAGLLLFSRHPADVLLLEVGLGGRLDATNVIDAPLATVITRISMDHVDFLGDTLEKIAAEKAGILKRNVPAIIAAQHGDVLRVIERQAARLKAPLKISGEDFTATEERGRLVYQDDNGLLDLPAPKLYGRHQFENAGLAIATLRAIPSLKIPAAAYEAGLVKADWPARMQRLAQGKLVDLAPPGSELWLDGGHNPDGGRAIAAALADLEERVSRPLVLIVGMLATKDCEGFLRNFTGLARRMIAVPIPGADKPLTAEAVADCARNIGLPATSRDNLSEALDAVRKLDLEPPPRILITGSLYLAGDVLRENGTLPS
- a CDS encoding ATP-dependent DNA ligase — translated: MEALSVAEIPAGKQWQYEPKWDGFRCLVFRDGDKVALQSKSGQPLTRYFPEIVAAAAALKAKRFVLDGEIVVPQGRVFSFDDLLQRIHPAASRVRRLAEETPALLIVFDLLLDADGDVLTKDVLPDRRARLEDFAKKYFRGQRSIRLSPATTKLADARKWLKQVGGTLDGIIAKRRDVPYESGNRHGMQKIKNFRSADCVVGGFRYNEGKKTVGSLLLGLYDDKGLLNHVGFTSSLKNEEKKALTDRLEKLIAPPGFTGDKPGGPSRWSTKRSSQWQPLKPKLVVEVCYDHFSGGRFRHGTRLVRWRPDKAPKQCTMDQVLQKKADLMKLLK